The following proteins are co-located in the Terriglobales bacterium genome:
- the map gene encoding type I methionyl aminopeptidase, translated as MRSLPERITGQFQAPVAGTSPDVREKLRRMKSAGIALRTVLDAVAAAVRPGINTFELERIARSKIRELGVKPAFYRYRNYPCYLCTSINEEIVHGIPREGKRLREGDIISIDCGVRVDGYYSDAAVTLPVGEVEPRIQRLIDVTREALEKGISEARVGNRVGHISFAIQQHVQQHGFYVIKDFVGHGIGKQLHEEPQVPNYGVPEEGHLLTEGMVLAIEPMVSMGTSLSRVLEDGWTAVTADRSCSAHFEDCVAITTSGPLVLTKGFN; from the coding sequence GTGAGGAGCTTGCCAGAGAGAATCACAGGACAGTTTCAGGCGCCGGTTGCTGGCACGAGTCCAGATGTTCGGGAGAAGCTCCGGAGGATGAAAAGTGCAGGCATTGCCCTACGCACTGTACTCGACGCTGTCGCAGCGGCGGTTCGGCCTGGTATTAACACATTCGAACTGGAACGCATTGCTAGAAGCAAAATCCGGGAACTTGGCGTCAAGCCTGCATTCTATCGGTATCGAAACTATCCCTGTTATTTGTGTACTTCGATCAACGAAGAGATTGTCCACGGCATTCCGCGAGAAGGTAAGAGACTCAGAGAAGGCGACATCATCTCGATAGATTGTGGAGTGAGGGTTGATGGCTACTATTCCGACGCTGCGGTTACTCTCCCCGTGGGGGAGGTTGAGCCTCGGATTCAACGGCTGATTGACGTGACTCGGGAAGCGCTGGAAAAGGGAATAAGTGAGGCGCGGGTTGGCAATCGCGTCGGCCATATTAGTTTTGCAATCCAGCAGCATGTCCAGCAACATGGCTTCTATGTGATTAAAGACTTTGTCGGACACGGGATTGGCAAGCAATTGCACGAAGAGCCACAAGTTCCTAACTATGGCGTTCCGGAAGAGGGCCACCTCCTGACCGAAGGCATGGTTCTGGCCATCGAACCGATGGTTTCGATGGGTACTTCCCTTTCGAGAGTTCTGGAGGATGGTTGGACAGCCGTGACTGCGGATCGAAGCTGTTCAGCCCATTTCGAGGACTGCGTGGCGATTACGACTTCAGGGCCCTTGGTCTTGACAAAGGGCTTCAACTAG
- the infA gene encoding translation initiation factor IF-1 gives MGKEDAIEVMATVLESLPNAMFRVELENKHQVLAHVSGKMRKNFIRILPGDKVAVELSPYDLTRGRIVYRYK, from the coding sequence ATGGGCAAAGAGGACGCGATTGAGGTCATGGCAACGGTGCTCGAATCACTGCCCAACGCCATGTTCCGCGTGGAGCTGGAGAACAAGCATCAGGTGTTGGCGCACGTCTCCGGCAAGATGCGTAAGAACTTCATCCGCATTCTCCCCGGCGACAAGGTCGCGGTCGAGCTTTCCCCGTACGACCTGACCCGCGGCCGCATCGTCTATCGCTATAAGTAG
- the rpmJ gene encoding 50S ribosomal protein L36, with amino-acid sequence MKVRAAVKKICDKCKIVRRRGVVRVICVNSKHKQRQG; translated from the coding sequence ATGAAAGTTCGAGCCGCCGTCAAGAAGATTTGCGACAAGTGCAAGATCGTCCGCCGCCGCGGCGTGGTGCGGGTGATCTGCGTCAACTCGAAACACAAGCAGCGCCAGGGATGA
- the rpsM gene encoding 30S ribosomal protein S13, translating to MARIAGVDLPRNKHVDIALTYIYGIGNSRARRILDAARVDAMKKVQDLQEDEVNRIRQVIESEGGVEGDLRKDVAMHIKRLIEIGSYRGSRHRKGLPVRGQRTHTNARTRKGPRRATVAAKKKATAKT from the coding sequence ATGGCACGCATCGCAGGCGTTGACCTCCCGCGCAACAAGCACGTGGACATCGCGCTGACCTACATCTACGGCATCGGCAACTCGCGCGCGCGCCGCATCCTGGACGCGGCCCGCGTGGACGCCATGAAGAAAGTCCAGGACCTCCAGGAAGACGAGGTCAACCGCATCCGCCAGGTGATCGAGAGCGAAGGCGGCGTAGAAGGCGACTTGCGCAAGGACGTCGCCATGCACATCAAGCGCCTTATCGAGATCGGCTCCTATCGCGGCTCGCGTCACCGGAAGGGCCTCCCCGTGCGCGGGCAGCGCACGCATACCAACGCGCGCACCCGCAAGGGTCCGCGCCGCGCCACCGTGGCCGCGAAAAAGAAAGCCACGGCGAAGACCTAA
- the rpsK gene encoding 30S ribosomal protein S11, whose translation MAKTPAAPAGGAAPAAPEKEKKGKRKQFKKKERKNVPYGLVHIQATFNNTIVTITDPDGRVISWKSAGSMGFRGSRKGTPFAAQQAALNAANASREHGLRTVDVRVSGPGSGRESAVRALAAAGLEVRSIRDVTPIPHNGCRPPKRRRV comes from the coding sequence ATGGCCAAGACACCTGCCGCACCCGCAGGCGGCGCCGCCCCGGCCGCCCCGGAAAAGGAAAAGAAGGGCAAGCGCAAGCAGTTCAAGAAGAAGGAGCGCAAGAACGTGCCCTACGGGCTGGTCCACATCCAGGCGACCTTCAACAACACCATCGTGACCATCACCGATCCCGATGGCCGCGTCATCTCCTGGAAGAGCGCCGGTTCCATGGGCTTCCGCGGCTCGCGCAAGGGCACTCCGTTCGCTGCGCAGCAGGCGGCCTTGAACGCCGCCAACGCCAGCCGCGAGCACGGCCTGCGTACCGTCGACGTCCGCGTCAGCGGGCCGGGTTCCGGACGCGAGAGCGCCGTCCGCGCCCTGGCCGCCGCCGGGCTGGAAGTGCGGAGCATACGCGACGTCACTCCCATCCCTCACAACGGCTGCCGCCCGCCCAAGCGGAGAAGGGTTTGA
- the rpsD gene encoding 30S ribosomal protein S4, translated as MARYTGAVCRLCRREGMKLFLKGAKCFSEKCPVEKRNFAPGQHGKDRRAKIVGYGLQLREKQKTKRIYFTLEKQFRNYFEKAARKPGVTGEMLLQQLERRLDNVVFRLGFAQSRRQARQLVRHGHIAVNGRKVNIPSFQVAVGDQVEVREASRQMPVIAQAVEFTSHQPATAWLELDRAALKGKVLALPKREDINLPVNEQLIVELYSK; from the coding sequence TTGGCACGTTACACAGGCGCGGTCTGCCGTCTCTGCCGCCGCGAAGGCATGAAGCTTTTCCTCAAGGGCGCAAAGTGTTTTTCCGAGAAGTGCCCGGTGGAAAAGCGCAACTTCGCTCCCGGACAGCACGGCAAGGACCGCCGCGCAAAGATCGTCGGCTACGGTTTGCAGCTCCGCGAGAAGCAGAAGACCAAGCGCATCTATTTCACTCTGGAGAAGCAGTTCCGCAATTACTTTGAGAAGGCGGCGCGCAAGCCGGGCGTCACCGGCGAAATGCTGCTCCAGCAGCTCGAGCGCCGTTTGGACAACGTGGTCTTCCGCCTGGGCTTCGCCCAGTCGCGGCGCCAGGCCCGCCAGTTGGTGCGCCACGGCCACATCGCCGTCAACGGCCGCAAGGTCAACATCCCCTCCTTCCAGGTCGCCGTCGGCGACCAGGTGGAAGTGCGGGAGGCCAGCCGCCAGATGCCCGTCATCGCCCAGGCCGTGGAGTTCACCAGCCACCAGCCCGCTACCGCGTGGCTGGAGCTGGATCGCGCCGCGCTCAAGGGCAAGGTCCTGGCTTTGCCCAAGCGCGAAGACATCAACCTGCCCGTCAACGAGCAGCTGATCGTTGAGCTTTACTCAAAATAG
- a CDS encoding DNA-directed RNA polymerase subunit alpha codes for MLWKGFQKPKRLAADVETLTDRYGRFTAQPFERGFGTTIGNALRRVLLSSIEGAAVTAVKIEGVLHEFQSIPGVVEDATDIILNIKQVPFKLSGDGPKAIYLRAEKPGVVTSGMIEADGDVEVLDKNVYIATVSEGGRLDMEMRLKRGRGYVSADKNFDEDLGIGFIPIDSVHSPVRKCNYTVEAARLGQITDYDKLTLEVWTNGSVSPADAIGLSAKLLKDHMSIFINFEEEIETEAAADDHRPVIRNENLNRSVEELELSVRSYNCLKNANIQTIGELVQKTEAEMLKTKNFGRKSLNEIKEILGTMGLSLGMKIDEQGNAVAGDANRR; via the coding sequence ATGCTTTGGAAAGGTTTTCAGAAACCGAAAAGGCTCGCGGCCGACGTTGAAACCCTGACCGACCGCTACGGACGCTTCACCGCCCAGCCGTTCGAGCGCGGCTTCGGCACCACCATCGGCAATGCCTTGCGGCGCGTGCTGCTCTCCTCCATCGAGGGCGCAGCCGTCACCGCGGTCAAGATCGAGGGCGTGCTGCACGAGTTCCAGTCCATCCCCGGCGTGGTCGAGGATGCCACCGACATCATCCTCAACATCAAGCAGGTGCCGTTCAAGCTCAGCGGCGACGGCCCCAAGGCCATCTACCTGCGCGCCGAAAAGCCGGGCGTCGTCACCAGCGGCATGATCGAGGCCGATGGCGACGTCGAGGTGCTCGACAAGAACGTCTACATCGCCACCGTCAGCGAGGGCGGGCGCCTGGACATGGAGATGCGCCTCAAGCGCGGTCGCGGATACGTCTCCGCCGACAAGAACTTCGACGAAGATCTGGGCATCGGCTTCATCCCCATCGATTCCGTGCATTCGCCGGTGCGCAAGTGCAACTACACCGTCGAGGCCGCGCGCCTCGGCCAGATCACCGATTACGACAAGCTCACGCTCGAAGTCTGGACCAACGGCTCGGTCTCGCCCGCCGATGCCATCGGTCTCTCCGCCAAGCTGCTCAAGGACCACATGAGCATCTTCATCAACTTCGAGGAGGAGATCGAAACCGAAGCCGCCGCCGACGACCACCGGCCGGTCATCCGCAACGAGAACCTTAACCGCTCCGTCGAAGAGCTGGAGCTCTCCGTGCGCAGCTACAACTGCCTCAAGAACGCCAACATCCAGACGATCGGCGAGCTGGTGCAGAAGACCGAAGCGGAAATGCTCAAGACCAAGAACTTTGGCCGCAAGTCGCTCAACGAGATCAAGGAGATCCTGGGCACCATGGGCCTGAGCCTGGGAATGAAGATCGATGAGCAGGGCAATGCCGTCGCCGGCGACGCCAACCGCCGCTAG
- the rplQ gene encoding 50S ribosomal protein L17: MRHRRGGWKLGRNTSHRRALLRNLVTSLILEERIETTVPKAKAMRPHVERMITLGKQGDLAARRHAAAWLMTPESVRKLFDIAPRFGDRSGGYLRIIRSGWRQGDGGEKCFIELLGSEKLQQQKREKRAEARARRAEATKKAMEEAEAQPPAEEGTDKKE; the protein is encoded by the coding sequence ATGCGTCATCGTAGAGGAGGCTGGAAGCTCGGGCGCAATACCAGTCACCGCCGCGCTCTGCTGCGCAACCTGGTGACTTCGCTCATTCTCGAGGAGCGCATCGAGACCACGGTGCCCAAGGCCAAGGCCATGCGTCCGCACGTCGAGCGCATGATCACCCTTGGCAAGCAGGGCGATCTGGCCGCGCGCCGGCACGCCGCGGCCTGGCTCATGACTCCCGAGTCGGTCCGCAAGCTGTTCGACATTGCGCCCCGATTCGGCGACCGCTCCGGCGGATACCTGCGCATCATTCGCTCCGGCTGGCGGCAGGGAGACGGCGGCGAGAAGTGTTTCATCGAGCTGCTGGGCAGCGAGAAGCTGCAGCAGCAGAAACGCGAGAAACGCGCGGAAGCCCGTGCCAGGCGCGCCGAGGCGACCAAGAAAGCCATGGAGGAAGCCGAAGCGCAACCGCCTGCCGAAGAGGGCACGGACAAGAAAGAATAG
- a CDS encoding MFS transporter yields MPADPRAERNVRVFGATSFLNDTATEMSYWVLPAFLSTLGAGPAQLGIIEGIAESVASFSKLLSGYLTDRFARRKPLVVFGYAVANLAKPLLALATSWHHVLVVRFADRTAKGLRGAPRDVMLAESVPRGRLGASFGLLQAMDSAGAIAGPLLALAILSHFSLRGVFWAAAVPGLLSIAVVAMLARETGAPRSVTTATGAPKAEASADPAALPASFYWMLAAITLFSLGNSSDMFLILRAQQAGIAPVYAPLLGLVFNLVYTAASWPAGRLSDRVSRRALAAAGYLVFAVVYAVFAAAPSHLLLWLMMGGYGLYYALTSPVLRALVAETIAPEVRGRAFGILYFVTSIATLLASLITGFLWDRFGAALPFYLSAGLAIVSAVMLVMRSPRTED; encoded by the coding sequence ATGCCCGCTGACCCGCGCGCGGAGCGCAATGTCCGCGTCTTCGGCGCCACGTCGTTCCTCAACGACACTGCGACCGAGATGTCGTACTGGGTGCTGCCTGCGTTCCTTTCCACGCTGGGCGCGGGACCGGCCCAACTGGGCATCATCGAAGGCATCGCCGAGAGCGTAGCGTCATTCTCCAAGCTCCTTTCCGGCTACCTCACCGATCGCTTCGCGCGGCGCAAGCCGCTGGTTGTGTTCGGCTACGCGGTGGCCAACCTAGCCAAGCCGCTGCTCGCGCTGGCGACGTCGTGGCACCACGTGCTGGTGGTGCGCTTTGCCGACCGCACGGCAAAGGGCTTGCGCGGAGCGCCGCGCGACGTGATGCTGGCGGAATCGGTGCCGCGCGGGCGCCTGGGCGCAAGCTTCGGCCTGCTGCAGGCCATGGATTCCGCGGGCGCCATCGCCGGACCCTTGCTCGCACTCGCCATCCTCTCTCACTTCTCTCTGCGCGGCGTGTTCTGGGCCGCAGCGGTTCCCGGACTGCTCAGCATCGCGGTGGTTGCCATGCTGGCCCGAGAGACCGGAGCGCCGCGTTCGGTCACGACCGCCACAGGTGCGCCGAAGGCCGAAGCATCGGCCGATCCCGCTGCGCTTCCCGCCAGCTTCTACTGGATGCTGGCCGCGATCACGCTCTTTTCTTTGGGCAACTCGAGCGACATGTTCCTCATCCTGCGCGCGCAGCAGGCGGGCATCGCGCCGGTCTACGCGCCCTTGCTGGGACTGGTTTTCAACCTCGTGTACACGGCCGCTTCCTGGCCTGCGGGCCGCCTGAGCGACCGCGTTTCGCGGCGCGCGCTGGCCGCAGCCGGCTATCTCGTGTTCGCCGTGGTCTACGCCGTCTTCGCCGCCGCGCCCTCGCATCTGCTGCTCTGGCTCATGATGGGCGGCTACGGCCTGTATTACGCCCTCACCAGTCCGGTGCTGCGCGCGCTGGTGGCCGAGACCATCGCGCCGGAGGTTCGCGGACGCGCCTTCGGCATCTTGTATTTCGTCACCAGCATCGCCACGCTGCTGGCCAGCCTGATCACCGGTTTCCTCTGGGACCGTTTCGGCGCAGCACTGCCCTTCTATCTTTCCGCCGGCCTGGCCATCGTCTCAGCAGTGATGCTCGTGATGCGTAGTCCGAGAACTGAGGACTGA
- a CDS encoding VanZ family protein encodes MAAILWASGDQLGGETTGPWVKWLITTLFGAVSDVKIDLIHRALRKLGHVVAYGLLSWLALRAARATAQEHRADQPRWKLRWAVLALGIVLLTSGSDELLQSYTKERTGTFRDVALDCFGAILAQGALLVAAKRKR; translated from the coding sequence ATGGCCGCGATTCTCTGGGCCTCCGGCGATCAGCTCGGCGGGGAAACCACTGGCCCCTGGGTGAAGTGGCTCATCACCACGCTGTTCGGCGCAGTCAGCGACGTCAAGATCGACCTGATCCACCGTGCGCTGCGCAAGCTGGGCCACGTGGTCGCCTACGGTTTGCTGAGCTGGCTGGCGTTGCGGGCCGCGCGCGCCACCGCGCAGGAGCACCGCGCCGATCAGCCGCGCTGGAAACTGCGTTGGGCGGTGCTCGCCCTGGGCATTGTGCTGCTGACCTCTGGTTCCGATGAGCTGCTCCAGAGCTACACCAAAGAGCGCACCGGAACCTTTCGTGACGTGGCCCTGGATTGCTTCGGCGCCATTCTGGCGCAGGGAGCGCTGCTGGTTGCGGCGAAACGGAAGAGGTAG
- the guaB gene encoding IMP dehydrogenase translates to MIHFPVPEALTFDDVLLLPARSDVVPAKADTRTRLTRNITLNIPLISAAMDTVTDSRLAIALAQQGGMGVIHRNLSIEEQAGEVDKVKRSESGMIVDPITIPPDAKISEALELMRRYKISGVPVTKNKKLVGILTNRDLRFETRTDIPVSKVMTKEKLITVPVGTTLEEAENILHEHRVEKLLVVDKNDVLKGLITVKDIQKKLKYPNSSKDAQGRLRVGGAVGATGDFLERAQELVKVKVDVLVVDSAHGHSSRVMDAVKTLKAKLPEIDVIAGNVGTFDGACELAKCGADALKVGIGPGSICTTRIVTGAGVPQVTAIAESYRAVKDADIPLIADGGIKYSGDITKALAAGASVVMIGSLFAGTDESPGETILYQGRSFKSYRGMGSLAAMGAGSAERYAQPTDGDASPAFEMDEEANRLVKYVPEGIEGRVPYKGPLAAMVHQLVGGLRSGMGYCGCASIAELQQKARFVRISGAGLRESHVHDVIITKEAPNYRLE, encoded by the coding sequence ATGATCCATTTCCCTGTTCCCGAGGCCCTCACCTTCGACGACGTGTTGCTCTTGCCGGCGCGTTCCGACGTAGTCCCGGCCAAGGCCGATACGCGGACCCGGCTCACGCGCAACATCACGCTCAACATCCCGCTGATCAGCGCCGCGATGGACACCGTGACCGATTCACGCCTGGCCATCGCGCTGGCCCAGCAGGGCGGCATGGGCGTGATCCATCGCAATCTCTCCATCGAGGAGCAGGCCGGCGAAGTGGACAAGGTGAAGCGCTCGGAGAGCGGCATGATCGTGGACCCCATCACCATCCCGCCCGACGCCAAGATCTCCGAAGCCCTCGAGCTGATGCGCCGCTACAAGATCTCCGGCGTGCCGGTCACCAAGAACAAGAAGCTGGTCGGCATTCTCACCAATCGCGACCTGCGCTTCGAGACCCGCACCGATATCCCGGTCAGCAAGGTGATGACCAAGGAAAAGCTCATCACCGTTCCTGTGGGCACCACGCTCGAGGAAGCCGAGAACATCCTGCACGAGCATCGCGTCGAAAAGCTCCTGGTCGTGGACAAGAACGACGTCCTCAAAGGCCTGATCACCGTCAAGGACATTCAGAAAAAACTCAAGTATCCGAACTCCTCCAAAGACGCGCAGGGACGCCTGCGGGTGGGCGGCGCCGTAGGCGCTACCGGCGACTTCCTGGAACGCGCCCAGGAGCTGGTGAAAGTGAAAGTGGACGTGCTGGTGGTCGACTCCGCGCACGGCCACTCTTCCCGCGTGATGGACGCAGTGAAAACGCTGAAAGCGAAACTGCCGGAGATCGACGTGATTGCCGGCAACGTGGGCACGTTCGACGGCGCCTGCGAGCTGGCCAAGTGCGGCGCCGACGCCTTGAAGGTCGGCATCGGGCCGGGCTCCATCTGCACCACCCGCATCGTCACCGGCGCGGGCGTGCCCCAGGTCACCGCCATCGCCGAATCGTATCGCGCCGTCAAGGACGCCGACATCCCGCTCATCGCCGACGGCGGCATCAAGTATTCGGGCGACATCACCAAGGCCCTGGCCGCCGGCGCCAGCGTGGTCATGATCGGTTCGCTGTTCGCCGGCACCGACGAGAGCCCGGGCGAGACCATCCTCTACCAGGGCCGCTCCTTCAAGTCCTACCGCGGCATGGGGTCGCTTGCCGCCATGGGCGCCGGCTCCGCCGAACGCTACGCCCAGCCGACCGATGGCGACGCCTCGCCCGCCTTCGAGATGGACGAGGAAGCCAACCGCCTGGTGAAGTACGTCCCGGAAGGCATCGAGGGCCGCGTGCCCTACAAGGGGCCGCTGGCCGCCATGGTCCACCAGCTGGTCGGCGGATTGCGCTCCGGCATGGGCTACTGCGGCTGCGCGAGCATCGCCGAACTGCAGCAGAAGGCGCGCTTCGTACGCATCTCCGGCGCCGGCCTGCGCGAAAGCCACGTGCACGACGTCATCATCACCAAAGAGGCGCCCAACTATCGCCTCGAGTAA
- a CDS encoding TA system VapC family ribonuclease toxin, with the protein MNTLNFLDANVWLALLWSRHVHSEKAREWFERSADEQFFFCRFSQLTVLRLLTTEKLMGRDVKSMAQAWDLWDRVQADSRIAFLPEPEGIEPELRARSRLSTRSPKVWADAYLLAFTAVAGVKLVTFDRALLSRGVEVLVL; encoded by the coding sequence ATGAATACGTTGAATTTCCTTGATGCCAACGTGTGGCTGGCCCTGCTGTGGAGCCGTCATGTGCATTCGGAAAAGGCTCGGGAATGGTTTGAACGCTCAGCCGACGAACAGTTCTTTTTTTGCCGCTTCTCGCAATTGACCGTATTGCGGCTTCTCACCACCGAGAAACTGATGGGCCGGGACGTCAAGAGCATGGCTCAGGCCTGGGATCTCTGGGACCGGGTGCAAGCGGACAGCCGCATCGCATTCTTGCCGGAGCCGGAAGGCATCGAGCCGGAGCTTCGTGCTCGCTCCCGCCTTTCCACCCGCTCCCCCAAGGTGTGGGCAGATGCCTACCTGCTTGCCTTCACTGCCGTAGCTGGCGTGAAGCTGGTGACTTTCGACCGCGCGCTTCTGTCGCGGGGAGTGGAGGTCTTGGTGCTTTGA
- a CDS encoding HEPN domain-containing protein: MKKNVIRLDEPFVSPGVFWVPQSTETFPATLSYTPESGVELQGVTGRIDRFSFRAREIPLLVGILADATPCSLSRVEMISDSQACQAGIVPVSTSTFHVELAVIGEAASLEGPSTFHEMHLGYTALRNICPVPHISSEHVGDDVTLRFPAYREPILSVDVGTVMIRFLLHRILSIGAAAHGSYESELCVVSSNPRHFDDYEPYIGHLTGLVTLLAGQHSAPHLIRLVKHPNSETNRPTSAHVLFHYMHDFPDRKIRQQSVVTLRKLGDKATNVVRNWLRSSEAARRVFNLYLGTLYVDAYVESHFLSLAQAAESLHRVFHDDQPIPDDLFERLKATLRSALCDVPIPTEVAEAISHGFNFLNQLSFQNRLEQLVEMLAPESRVKLVGDPAAFVRTIKQTRNYLTHPGTERKGSVLTEPIDYALFNLRLGAFLRLLILRLLGAEETAVLEPVSSGVVF; encoded by the coding sequence GTGAAGAAGAACGTCATCCGGCTCGACGAACCGTTCGTTTCACCGGGAGTATTTTGGGTGCCTCAATCAACCGAGACGTTTCCTGCAACTCTCTCCTACACACCTGAGAGCGGCGTGGAATTGCAGGGTGTGACAGGCAGAATTGATCGCTTCTCCTTCCGTGCCCGGGAAATTCCACTGCTGGTCGGCATACTCGCGGACGCAACGCCATGTAGTCTGTCGCGTGTCGAGATGATTAGCGATTCCCAGGCGTGCCAGGCTGGCATTGTGCCAGTTTCAACATCGACCTTCCATGTGGAACTAGCAGTTATCGGTGAAGCAGCGAGTCTTGAAGGACCTTCCACCTTCCACGAAATGCATCTTGGATATACGGCGCTACGGAACATTTGCCCAGTACCTCACATTTCCTCTGAACATGTCGGCGATGATGTAACACTTCGATTTCCCGCGTATCGGGAACCGATTCTCAGCGTAGATGTTGGCACGGTCATGATTCGTTTCCTATTACACCGAATTCTCTCCATAGGCGCTGCCGCACACGGCTCATACGAGTCTGAACTATGCGTTGTTTCGAGCAACCCTCGTCACTTTGACGACTACGAGCCCTACATCGGCCATTTGACAGGTCTGGTCACCCTACTGGCTGGCCAGCATTCGGCACCTCATCTAATCAGGCTCGTGAAACATCCGAATTCAGAGACTAATCGCCCCACCTCCGCCCACGTCTTATTTCATTACATGCATGATTTTCCCGACCGCAAGATTCGCCAACAGTCGGTTGTCACTCTTCGCAAGCTTGGCGATAAGGCTACAAATGTAGTTAGGAATTGGCTTCGAAGTAGTGAAGCTGCACGACGCGTTTTCAATCTCTATCTAGGGACTCTATATGTCGATGCTTATGTCGAATCTCATTTCCTTTCATTGGCGCAAGCAGCTGAAAGCCTCCATCGCGTCTTCCACGACGACCAACCGATACCAGATGATCTTTTCGAGCGTTTGAAGGCAACCCTACGTTCGGCTCTTTGTGACGTGCCCATCCCAACCGAAGTAGCGGAGGCGATATCTCACGGCTTCAATTTTCTAAACCAACTCTCCTTTCAGAATCGATTGGAGCAACTCGTCGAAATGCTCGCGCCAGAGAGTCGGGTCAAGCTGGTCGGCGATCCAGCAGCTTTCGTGCGCACCATCAAACAGACGCGTAACTATCTGACCCACCCCGGCACGGAAAGAAAAGGGAGTGTGTTGACTGAACCTATCGACTATGCTCTGTTTAACCTCCGGTTGGGCGCGTTCTTGCGCTTGTTGATCCTCAGGCTTCTAGGAGCCGAGGAGACTGCTGTGCTTGAACCTGTTTCGTCAGGAGTCGTTTTCTGA
- a CDS encoding MerR family DNA-binding protein, whose product MTIGQLAREAGVNLETVRFYERKGLMPRPARRPSGYREYAPEAARRIRFIRRAKELGFSLREVGELLRLRVDPRRSCADVKRQAEAKLADIEGKLRELRHMKVALKKLASECTGRGPTSQCPLLDALEAVEKKRK is encoded by the coding sequence ATGACCATCGGGCAACTGGCGCGCGAGGCGGGAGTGAACCTGGAGACGGTGCGTTTCTACGAACGGAAGGGGCTGATGCCGCGGCCGGCACGGCGGCCTTCGGGATATCGCGAGTATGCGCCGGAGGCGGCGCGGAGAATCCGGTTCATCCGGCGGGCCAAGGAACTCGGGTTCTCGTTGCGCGAGGTGGGCGAGTTGCTGCGCTTGCGAGTGGATCCGCGACGCAGTTGCGCGGACGTGAAGCGGCAGGCGGAGGCCAAGCTGGCGGACATCGAGGGGAAGCTGCGGGAGCTGCGGCACATGAAGGTCGCGCTGAAGAAGCTGGCCTCCGAATGCACGGGCCGCGGTCCGACCAGCCAATGTCCGCTGCTGGACGCGCTGGAGGCGGTGGAGAAAAAGAGGAAGTGA
- a CDS encoding thioredoxin family protein, which yields MAAKRKIEIFSAGCAVCEETIQLVNRVACPSCEVSVLDMRDKAVAARARSLGVRSVPAVAIDGKLVDCCAGRGPEEGTLRRAGLGQSLA from the coding sequence ATGGCGGCAAAAAGGAAGATCGAGATTTTCAGCGCAGGTTGCGCGGTGTGCGAGGAAACCATCCAACTGGTGAACCGCGTGGCGTGTCCATCGTGCGAGGTCAGCGTGCTGGACATGAGGGATAAGGCCGTGGCGGCTCGGGCGCGGTCGTTGGGTGTGCGGTCCGTTCCTGCGGTCGCCATCGACGGCAAGCTGGTGGACTGCTGCGCGGGCAGAGGACCAGAGGAAGGGACGCTGCGCCGCGCGGGTCTGGGACAGTCCTTAGCGTAA
- the rimP gene encoding ribosome maturation factor RimP: MMSGLEHIRTIAERVTGSAGLELVDVEMRGGGKFRTLRIVIDRPGPTPESPPAGVTHEDCAAVSREVSAILDVEDAVPGGSYTLEVSSPGLDRKLVRPLDYERFTGSRVHVMTKEPLEGNRHFEGRLERFSNGRLTLKVEPGRRERRRHGAVERTLEIELVNVERARVVPEI; this comes from the coding sequence ATGATGTCGGGTTTAGAGCACATACGGACGATCGCCGAGCGGGTGACGGGCTCCGCGGGTCTGGAGCTGGTGGACGTGGAGATGCGCGGCGGCGGGAAGTTCCGGACGCTGCGCATCGTGATCGACCGGCCGGGGCCGACGCCCGAGAGCCCTCCGGCCGGGGTGACGCATGAGGACTGCGCCGCCGTCAGCCGGGAGGTGAGCGCCATCCTCGATGTGGAGGACGCGGTGCCGGGCGGCAGCTACACCCTAGAGGTGTCGTCGCCGGGGCTGGACAGGAAGCTGGTGCGGCCGCTCGATTACGAGCGCTTCACCGGCAGCCGGGTGCATGTGATGACCAAGGAGCCGCTCGAAGGCAACCGGCACTTCGAAGGAAGACTCGAACGATTTAGCAACGGCCGGCTGACGCTGAAGGTCGAGCCTGGCCGAAGGGAACGCCGGCGTCACGGAGCCGTGGAGCGGACGCTGGAGATCGAGCTGGTCAACGTGGAGAGGGCGAGGGTGGTGCCGGAAATCTGA